The genomic window AGAATATctaaagacagccatcattattcatCTTTATAAAAGTGGTGAAAAATCGAATGCCTGCAACTATTTACacacctattgccttactaccggtactctccaaaattgttgagagactcataaaagcccgattTGTGTCTTTTCTCGTTGAAaaaattttatcacaaaatcagttcggctttttaaataataaatgcatcactgatgccatgttttttgtactacatgaggtttaccaagaaCTGAACAATATTCTACACACTGCCCTTGTTTTTTGTAACTATGCCAAAGCATTTGACTGTGTAAATCACgcaattttgattaaaaaaactaaatttctacgaaattagaggtatttctttgaattggttccaatcttactttgATAATAGGAAataactggttagagcaaattaTAGATTCTAGTCTCaaaacattatatgtggagtaCTGCAAGGTTTAGTAttagtattgggtcctctactttttctcgtctttattaatgacatcactggTTTagaaatcgatgggaaaatttttctctTTGTTGATGATATCAGTATCACCTGGAGCCACTCAAATATTGCAAcccttcatgctactataactgcTGATCTACTTACAGAAAAAATCTGGTCTGACTCTTATtaactctcttttaacgtagataaaacagtagcattatcatataaagcaGCTGTTCAACCCTTACCTCATAATAACAACCAGATCAGTACTgctgattctgtaaaatttcttggtgttTTCATAGACAGTAATCTTAAATAGGCCCTTCATATATCGATTTGTAAAGTAAGAAACTAGCCTAAGCTTGCTaagcaataagatctgtttcgaagaaaatcaatttagcatattacaaaataacatacttttctttgttcgagtctcatctacGATATGGTCTTCTTTCGAGATTCTGGTatagctgcccaatccgatgttatttttaaattacaaaagaGAGCAATAATATATCTGTTTGCCTTAGCTATTACcatagcttctgcaatgtgtaaaagtacattgcagaagctacttcaaataTCACGCGATTTTAACACTTcgttctttatatattttataaactgtttgcttaatttgtAAAcacctacatgtctttccagcaagacctaatcatgacaattccaccagaaattctaccatTGACGCCTATTTACTACTGAGTTAGTAAAGGGAtctatattaggtttgttctagcatcagtttcaaactgtttgaaaccatcagcgaatagtggaccagcgcgagtagaggggatagcactggtgactattatgttctctcactgaccaactatttgctgacggtttctgactagtttgactgtttgctagaacaaacctattatattcTACAAAAAACGATGCCTACAACCACCCCCTCTACAATTTAAACCTACAGCATCTTTCTCAAGTTCTGTAAAATCACAAAAGGCtatatgtcttcttcttcttcttatacttgttgtagatctgtcgatctgttaatttcgacgttgaagtatttcttgagaggtagactgccagctatctctccatcttagTGGTCTCCCCGGTGAAGCTTGTCAGCTGGTTTTCATtttagcgcaattcttggtagtgtgtactcctccattctttttacaggACTGAACTATTCGCTTCAtctttgcctaccccatcttacTACAACTTGCACGCCACATTCTTCCCTgttgatgttgtttcgtattctatcccttcttgtcttccctgctattgctctttgTGCCTTCATTTCGGCTGTTTGTAGCATGCTTTGGTTTTATTGGTACCATAGGTCATAATAGATCTGATGCAAGTTATATAAATCCTAACTTTGCCCATTATTCTCATTTATGGGTTTTTCTAGTACACATCTCTCAAACATAAGGACATGATTGCGGCCTTgtttatttgtcctcttaggtctctggctgggtcatggtAATCTAacctatctatctgaaagaccataatATTCAGTGCAATAGTTTCTTAAagaataactaagaaattacaggaCTCATAGGTACTGGGTGTCTCAATAAGAAatgctctcggccatatctcaggaaccggttatagtacagctttgagaaaaaatatttagaacaaaagttgcctcgggaaaagcctggaagttattttcataattgtgggttcaccgctagagggcgtaattgaatataaaaaattaaacaatcaaaattatacaaaatttgccaaatgaaagggcactggaaatctagtcatcatattcttcataaaattctgcgcatatttgatttcacaagtttaagtctacctttgcaaataagaggtgggggtgagtgggaaccttgttatgaaaaaatggctgtaagtccggttctgctaaatcgcattttgcaaacttggtcttgttgaaaacagctctttttcataaatttcagagttataatttagaaacagtctattaagtaatatgccagctaggaggcgatatttaattattttccaaaATCTAGTATTCTTTGGAAAACATTAAATACAAGTAAGCATTTTTATtcatgtattacaaaattaaaataaattagcaacagaatagcgaaaaccgcatgtcgacaccttttttctgtctcgagatatcttaagaaacgtgtaaattttaaacgtaaccgttactgtcaccggtaaacggaAAGGtggtgtgctgtggaaaaaacaaagaaacattttccaggtctcaacgtatataattaattaaaacaacaattagacaaacaacaatataaaatataacaaagaaataaaaacaactacttagtgacgacttaaatgttcaaattattgccCATCATTTTTAATTCGAGCATTTACTGTTtgaagagtagattgaacagcagtcttaatttctgctctcgaaatgCTTTGAATGGGGTTTCGTATTCTCTGGATCATTTTTTCTCCAGTAGGCCTAGCTGCAAAAACCGTCCCCATAGGTacctaaataaaagtgaaataccaaaccgtccccacaccaaacagttaaatctggtgatagTCAGATAACTGGACCCTTTTTTTTTCGATAATGCTATTATTGCTGAACGgtatctaatttttttaaggaatgaATTGCCTCTTCTTCTAGAAGATGTACCGCTAGCAGTTCGTAGTTCCATGTTGTTTCAGCACGATGGTTGTCCCGCGCATTTTTCCAGAGTAGTAAGAGATTTTTTAGATGAGTCATTCGCTGATAGATGGATAGGACGTGGAAGCATATTTGTAGGCTAGTGAGAacaccagatttaactgttttagacttttatttattggggcggattaaagaccttgcttttgccgctaggcccactacacGAGAAAACATGTTTTATAGAGTAGGCAACGCCATGCAAGACCTTGCGATAGCAGAAATTGAAACTGCTGTTCAATACTCTTAAAGAGTAAATACTTGCATCGAAAATTATGGgccaatttgaacatttaagtcgtcactacgtagttgtttttatttctttgttatattttatagtgttgtttgtcctattattgttttaattcatacacgttgacatctaaaaaatgattctttgttttttccacagcatactacctttccttaacttcgtttaccggtgacagtaataGTTTGTTAAGATATCTCGGGCTAtaaaaaagatatcgacatgcggttttcgctattctgttgctaatttgatctaattttgtaacaaaggattaaaaatgcatgcttgtatttaatattttccaaagaaacctagatttctgaaaataattaaataacgcctcctagctggcatattacttaataggctgtttcgaaattataactcttacattgacaaacaagaatgtgtgtgtactttgtacgcacgtaagaagttatatttctactacatattatgtgatttttaagactataccaaaaatttaaaaaaataaaagaataaaacgcacacaaacacattgaaaaatgccacaaagaaaaaatgatttctggacgataataattgttggcaaaaattttaaatacgcatttgctgaaaaaaaaaattatataacaaatatacttacaatcataatatgcataaaaaaataaaaaaataaaacttgcatcgggaattgaacccttgaatttcgtgccgctttgactcgtaatcgaagcgtagactcactcgtccaatcgcacattatttatcatgtggaaaaatacggtaactgaacgttttactgtttgacacttgttttgaaaattatgtagtttaaattttgtggaagaaaatataaaaatataacaaaacagtaagaaaacaatatattagatgaagattggtagaacttttgttggtaatcaaattaagtatgtaaatcaaagcattacatacctactagataaataaatctacgccaaaaaatcataatttaaaaataaaaatcgaacctaatttgggatttctctctaaaatccgtattcttgagaaaataaatgtatgtatttcaacctaatccaaatgtataattacaatatgattataataaaaactaggtacttaccaaattagaatgagttttccttgtccaaaatagtccaaaagtccaaaaatataggtatatgaaaactatttaaaaaggcagtataactattaactaacttttgttggttgtttcttttcacacaaattttaaaacgcaacaaccataaataatctaactacagctgtgccacagccaccatattgaataatttttgacatgtcatttgaacatccaatcagaacaaagttataatgcgcatgcgcccggtcgctaggttttcccatataaaaatctaccctctatcgccggtaaagaagtataacttcaaaaagctgttttcaacaagaccaagtttgcaaaattcgatttagcaaaACCGGACTTAAacccattttttcataacaagtttcccactcacccccacctcttatttacTTGCAAAGGTGGACTTAAACTTTTgtaatcaaatatgcgcagaattttatgaggAATACGATGAacggattttcagtgcccttttgttaggcaaattttgtaaaattttgattttttaatttttgatattcaattacgccctctagccgTGAAcctacaattaaaaaataatttccaggcttttcccgaggcaacttttgttataaatatttttttctaaaagttgtactataaacggttcctgagatatggccgagagcctttctaattgggacacccggtacaagtaGTAAGTATTTTTATAGCAGCTGTAActtttgtctataaaattgtacaattttcattaggttgttctagcatcagtttcaaacggtttgaaaccatcagagAATAGTGGACCAGTGCGAGTAGAgaggatagcactggtgactgtattatgttctctcactgaccaactgtttgctgacggtttctgactagtttgactgtttgctagaacaaacctgaatgacgctaaagcatattttttcTATTCTAGGCTATTGAATCTCATGTGTTTGATTGTCTTCGTTGATGCTTATCAACGCTTGGCAAAACAGCTGTAATGACATTAATTTGTAATATATTTCGTAGAAGTATAggaaacaaaagttttcagtgtttcattgttcctcttcttcttttaataggactatgtcctgtttcttctgttacagtctctgctaCGATCCGGAActccagctctcgtaccatcgttttttgggtcctCCTATGTCTTGAGCTTTTGTGTCTTCGCCCATTTCGCCATACGTTCAGCGTCCATCCGATCTActtggtctctccacatgcgtcgtcgtgctcttgtccacCTCACGAcatcttgaacgcctagctctctcaatgtgtcttcgtttcgtattctatctctgagtgtgatacctcttatggatcttagggttttcatctctgttgttcccattatttgtttggtctttgttgtctcggcccttgtcttagctacgtatgtcagtacgggtctaacacatgtcttataaatgcggactttgctttcggtgctcatatatttattccacCATATTATATCCCTCAGAAAACCAGATATTCTTACTGCTTTTGttgtctgctgttttgtttcttgccacagatgcttgtcgctagatatttccacaaccaagtatctacaatccattacctgttcgattatatggtcgtccactactaacttacatctaattgggttcttggATATTACCATCCATTGCGTATTTTCTGttgatagtgtcaggttatacttttcggcggtaattttaaatttttttagtaagcgttgtaagtcatcttcgttttcggctattaagattgcatcatctgcgtagtaAAGTAGGTATTCTCATTGTTCGGTttcccattttgtatccctgattcattttgTTAACTGCTTTTCTATatctataacttcatccattattaaattaaataggcatggactgaggctaTCCCCTTGTATGATGCCgatattgattttgatttcttccgtgggcccgtgtgtggtttttattcgtgttttgttggatctattgagctctttgattatgtttctatattTCTAACTTATGTTTTTCTTTGCAAGGATAATGAGCACGGCCTTCAATCATACTCTGTCGAATGcctgtttcagatctacaaaacatgtgaacatgggcttgtcgaattctattgatttctcaactgttttattgttagataaaatgaatttccaccaaataacggtcgaatccattaataaataaaattttttcattttaggTTCCTTTAATCTAATTAGTTATGGTGCGGTCACCGCATGGACGTCGCCGTTCCTATCTTATCTTACCTCAGAATCCTCAACAATACCCGTTACCGACGAACAGGGATCATGGATAGCTATATGCAGTGCAATGGGTTGCCCATTCGGCGCAATTTTGGGCAGTTACTTAGGAGACGCTGTAGGTAGAAAAAAATCCGTTCTGATGGCAGCTCCAATAGCGTTCTTTGGAAATATTTGGCTAGCTTTTGCAAATGATGTTTGGATGCTATTTGCTATAAGATTTATTATCGGAGTGGCAGATGGATTTAGTTTTACTGTATTTCCGGTGTATATCGGAGAAATATCTTCCCCAGAAATCAGAGGATTCTTGTCCTCACTTCCAACTTTAATGTTTCTCTTTGGtattttatttatcaatattattgGCTCTATTTGGAGTATTGTTACCTGTGCTATAATAGCATCAATTATTCCCCTACTACACTTCATTACCTTTTTATTTATGCCTGAATCGCCATACTGGTATGTTAAAGTTAAACGATACGATGACGCAGAAAAATCTTTGCAGATTTTCCGAGGAGAAAAAGATGTTCAAAAACAATTATTGATTATAAAAGAGACTATAAGGGACGAGGAAGAAAGAGGTAAACCTAAAGTTACTGATTTGATTACAATTCCAAGTAACAGACGTGCGACTATTATTACTTTTCTAATAGTCTTACAAAACAAAGCTACTGCTAAAAGTCCTTTATTGTTTTTCACCAAAACCATATTTGAAAAAACTGGAAGTGATATTAGTCCGACAGTCTCTACAATATCATACTCTGCAGTTGAAATGTTAATAGCTGCCCTAACATGTTATTTCATTCTTGACAGATTCGGTAAAAGAATCTTGTGTATAATCTCTGTCACTGGGTGTATTGTATCCCTTTTAGCTATAGGCGTTTATTTCCAACTAGATGATACTGCAAATGAATTGCTTGCTTACTTAAATTGGTTGCCTTTAACGGCTCTAatctgttttaatattttttataatgtcGGGATATCCTTTGCTCCATTTTGTTTCGCGTGTGAGTTATTTCCCACAGGAGTGAGAGCCTATGCCCTTACGATGACTGAGCTATCTATGTCTATTTGTACTGTAATATCAGGAAAAGCATTTCATTGGCTACAAAGTTATTACGGTTCATTTGCTATTCCGTTTTTCACGTTTTCGGCTTTATGTTTACTTGTTTTCATCTTTGTCATTAAGCTTACTCCGGAAACTAAAGGAAAGTCCTTGGAAGAAATTCAGCTATTTTTGAAAGCTAAAACAAAATAGAATGCAATGTAACTTTGTATTTTTATATTGacaatatatttatttgttaGTATTCTTAGTACATATTTTCAATTCCTCGTTTAGACGGATGTTTacaatcaaaaaatttaaaatagaagAGGCATGTCGTTGAAAAATTGTACGAGAATATTGAATAGTACAATATCGTCAAACTTATAAAGGGTAGCTCTGTGATATAGACaccagactcagtaaaacacaagtttaatttaaataaaaataaattcgaaaTAAGTAAATAACAGAGTAGGTAGGTAATATTAACTTCTATGTAATatgtacaataaaaataaaataccaatcctggcatgggcgcccatacccataaGCCGTGGGCCGTGGCCttggcccccctagcttttcgggtgctttgaactatatatggttatccaaagtatacaaaatataatgtgcaacatcttcacgtctgccccccacccctaaaaatttttatatgggcgcccgtgaaTCCTGCTGAATGAATTGTATTACTCTGTACGTACTTAAGCACAATGGAGAAAGAA from Diabrotica virgifera virgifera chromosome 5, PGI_DIABVI_V3a includes these protein-coding regions:
- the LOC126884252 gene encoding facilitated trehalose transporter Tret1-like: MRAVYCKNLFQYLSAFSGSFNLISYGAVTAWTSPFLSYLTSESSTIPVTDEQGSWIAICSAMGCPFGAILGSYLGDAVGRKKSVLMAAPIAFFGNIWLAFANDVWMLFAIRFIIGVADGFSFTVFPVYIGEISSPEIRGFLSSLPTLMFLFGILFINIIGSIWSIVTCAIIASIIPLLHFITFLFMPESPYWYVKVKRYDDAEKSLQIFRGEKDVQKQLLIIKETIRDEEERGKPKVTDLITIPSNRRATIITFLIVLQNKATAKSPLLFFTKTIFEKTGSDISPTVSTISYSAVEMLIAALTCYFILDRFGKRILCIISVTGCIVSLLAIGVYFQLDDTANELLAYLNWLPLTALICFNIFYNVGISFAPFCFACELFPTGVRAYALTMTELSMSICTVISGKAFHWLQSYYGSFAIPFFTFSALCLLVFIFVIKLTPETKGKSLEEIQLFLKAKTK